The stretch of DNA taaaacattaataattaattaacaataaaaacttaataaaactCAAACTAATGCGCTATAAGCTTtactcaaatatatttaaatctgttaacttaaataaaatgtgttttaagtataaacaaatacatttcatatattgCGGATGTTAGATTTGATAAATTCGACACGTATACTCGTAtgttaaaaatagcaaatacaaaaaaaatttttatggtaaacaaattttgcgctattgtaccaaaatatattattagttatatggAAAGCAAAAAGAtttgatacaaatattaattttatttgctgaaaattatattactaaatttgcatattatgtcgcaattataagaaattgatttttattagcaGGAAAACATAgccaaaaaaacaaattttcagaaatagaTTAATTTCCTATGATAGCAAAATTAATGTGCTTTTTTTGCatgtatttatacattatatttttgttgttattACATTTGTGAAAGCGACTTATCCAAATTCCATaataaagaatacataaacataatttttttaaaatatattataaagtgtCATATTATACAAATCGAATTAATTggcatatttctttttatcaaaacgtgttttacataaaacataatatacatatgtagaattagaatttagataaaaacgCGATCAACATTTcaaaaacttaataataaaaatgaaataaaaagaacgtACAGATAATATTTACTGAAAGTAACTTATACGAAAGAAGGAATAACTAAAATTTCTATGATAACGATATCTAATACAATTCATGCGAATGAACCAATTATTCTTAAGGATATCGTGTGTATCTCTTATAAGAACCGAACATTTCTTACTGTTGTGTATATGTACAGAGATCGCAGAGGTGGACTGAACTCAAAGGTATGTAAACTGATATCTTCCACtcactaatttttatatctagtAGATTTGTCCACTAATGTCTTAATCACTTCGAGAAACTCttctttatgtaatatatcgcttttgaattataatgttACTAAGAAATACTAAATGTaactttgaattttaatatcgcgtgaattatatatataaatgtgatgTACAATAATATAGTTAATATGTGTGACGAAACGTTACATTGAATGCTCTAAGATTTGCTATTTCTTTCTCAATTAATCGTAATAACagcatttatgtattaaatattacttcttATTTCGAATTTGACGATTTgctatattgtaatattgtgtCATTATCATTTCCTGCGTCATAAAGCTAACACTGGACAATTATTTACCAGAAAGTTAATAGTAACATTCATattctcaaaaaattattacaatctatgtaatatttctgaattaataattattagtacaaaaaatatatataaaactattccgtgttaaaattattaatgtgtgcaaaattatcgaataatttagattaatatttttaatatatagtaatattttcaaagttttcaGTTATTACGACCTTGTCAAGTAACATATGCAAACATTTAACCGTTTTCGGAAAGCAAAAAGAtttgatacaaatattaattttatttgctgaaaattatattactaaatttgcatattatgtcgcaattataagaaattgatttttattagcaGGAAAACATAgccaaaaaaacaaattttcagaaatagaTTAATTTGCTATTTCTTTCTCAATTAATCGTAATAACagcatttatgtattaaatattacttcttATTTCGAATTTGACGATTTgctatattgtaatattgtgtCATTATCATTTCATATTCATTATACAAAGACATTCTTTTTGCTTTCCACCGTTTTCTATTTTCGTATGTAAGTTAAATTTCATcttgtaattacttaatctcAATCTTACTGTAACTCAAAGCTGCAACATTTGCTTCATTGACAACCAAtagtcatattttaataaaaatttgcttcaTAAACCGAACACTTTTATAATCTaaacacaaattaaaattaattccaattgCTTTTgtatctttgtttaaaatgtatcaatgttattgtgttttatacaaaataataaacatataccTCAATGCAATTACAaatcggaaatattttttctttttttgcgtAAATTAGAGTCATactagataaataatttttcttatttctcgaTATTCATATTCACAATAGTTGGTTTTTGTTTCAGCTACATAAAACGTCATTGTAATACTAACAATCAGGACAAAGAACATCATAATCATTTCTTCTTAAGTTTGTAGGAGAAGCAATATAAGCAATAATTAGCAATGCATCACaagttgcaaataatatacattattactcttataatttcattttcaggtaacaatgtgtttttatttacataaatttctaCATGACATAGTTTGTTTTATTGACTTTTTTTTAAGCGTTATTATGAATTAACcgttaatttctaattcaatattaatttcttattccaAAAAGAAAATCTACATAATTGTATCATAAGGTTACATCACTtaccaataattttaattttgtgatatATGGGCCATGCACGtatagaaattattcttattatttttaagatactctacatttaatgaaatcataaatcagtaaaataacgtcataaatttttaataattaattgatttatattactttgtaCTTTCAGTACAATTAAATCTActgtatattttgaatatttgaaacttttaacAATTCACTGAAATTGTACTAGTACTGATTTTGTACTAGTAcaaaaatagtaaaacaaagaataattaaaataatttttgtttcttatatataatttaaatctatctaaaacaaagatatagtaaatatatataaaatatgtaaatcataattttcttaaatattatttaacttaattatgaatttatgaGTGAGTCTATTAacgaataacaatttttactaTCAATCAATATCTTAATTTCTACTCAAAACGGCTTCCAtccattaaaatgtttaactttttaataataaatgtacttatatgtatttaaataaatttttcaacaataaatgtttatcattaaaaagtagtgtagttaaataaaatttatgtttctaaacaaattttaaggCATTAATACTTAACATAATtgatcataatttatattttttgtagtcATTTTAACCGTATCAAAGATTACTTATGTGTATACGGATAAAGAAAACAGTACACACAATACGACAAAAAATCATGATGTAAAAACAGAGGACATTTCCGAATCCGATTACAATATCAATGTGAATTTTCCTAAAGTTTTTACTAGATATCTATTAATGTTACttggaatattattaatttgcggAGCTTTTTATTGGGTTGGTGTGAAATTATGGATACTGTGGTAAGTTGATTtcttttatcatattaataatattataattaatttacgcatgcatctaaataatttatagttaattcaaaaaatgttgataaaaagttatttattttcaatttaatttttgtataatctttttaaattttatttaattttcaatattttaattagacatttgaaaaaatttaatgttaacaaaattttatagttgagGCTTTCATTCATAGCGACcaaatattgtttcatactGTAAAAGATGTAGTTGTTTtggttaatataatttttacattttgtcttaaccaaataatttaattagaaaattttcaataaaattgatattttacatttaattcacACAAACCAGTTAATAAAGTTAGttttcaaaaacaaaataagatTTCCAGTGAGAAACACAAgccaaaaaatatgtattaaatgcGTAATTAGATATGTAATATACGTCTCCTCGACCTGTCATTTCTCTAGGGTTAGGATTAATATTCCACtcataaaaatacatacaacAAATTAGTTGAgttaataaagcaaaattaatacaacaaaacagatttgtttaaattaataaaacttgttttggtaatattttttaattgtatatcaaGGAAAGAAACTATAAGACAAAATGTTACTCACAAAGACATTTGTTTAGgataactaaataaattttgttgagcATATTACatccaaatatttttgtcaccgtataacaaaaatttactgttttcaattaaatacttttattagtGTATACTTTggtgatttaataaaattaagataataataactgataatatgtatttaaacgTAGGAAAAAGTGGCAAACCAGATACTTGTGGCCACGCAGACGTTTAGACTCGGAATTCGAAGAAATACCACTACAGAGAATACCGCGTATTGCAAGCGACACAATACATATTAGCGAAACATTACGTAATCGCagatataaaaacgaaaacgaACAGTCGaattgcacaatttttagCGATTTCAGTGAATACAAAGGTGAAAATTATTGGAATGACTTTATAGAACCAACTGTGAATATTCACAGAGACAGAGCTAGACATGTCCAGCTAATTCCAAAATCAAACAGCCTACCTAAACGCCTTACAAGATATTTGCCTGGTGCTAGTAGTAGTCAATCTGATAGATctgatagtaaaaaaataagaagagtacgtataatatacataatatgttaTACACGGAATATGTGTTATACTGAAAAACAAtctattatttaaagtttagcaatatatatagaatatcttaaaattcaaaaacattctttcaaaaatagatCTGATTAATGCTAAGCcggtattttttattaaaaaattttgtagacAAAAAGCATGCCTGAATATATCAAAGATACGTCTACAAGAACTATCCAGAAGCCTACCAGAAGCTTGCTTGGTTATAGTAGCAGTCAATCTAATAGTCCTGATTTTAGTGTAAAAGTATTCAAAGTAAGtacaatacaaaatatgttatatgcggaatatgtgttatattaacaaaacaatatattacttACAGTGTAGCAGTAAAGTTCAAcaatattctttcaaaaatagatCTGATTAACTCTGAGCcggtattttttattaaaattttgtagtaTCCAACTTTTTCGAATTATAAGCAATTAAAGATGATTTCTTTGCAAAAAAGAACATGTTTGAAAAATGGATATATAACAACGTCATTTTCtccaattaatttcaaatttcatccttttattttgttaaaatttctatttgaatatttaatacataagacaagaaatagaaataatgtgGTTAATgttcatttttgtaaatacctCTACGGAAAAAATAGTCTTTATACTAGTCAAAATATCTGTCATTGACAAAatctttgcaagttttattctGTGTGCTTCGGTTCGAGTTTGCACCTTTTGTACATACACACAAAGTATATACTGAATACTAATATGCGACAATAAAATCTatcatataaaagttttatccgttaagcaaaaaatttttattataaaaaactgtTCTGAACTATTTTTCAGGTGACAGCTGAAGTTCATGCAGAAGATGAAGATGATTAGAGATGTTTAGATaagtattagaaaaatttaaaaatggctAAAAGAATGCAAATACGTAAGAAcatgatttcaaaattttaactaGAAAAAGTAAACATCATACAGTGCAATagtaagattttataaatatctgacGCTAAAAGAAACTTTCTATGATAGCGACGATGAATGATTCATgcgaatgaataaattattattaagaactGAACAATTACTTGTAGCATTGTAGTATCATATtcaacacaattttttattttaaattgtccAGACTATGTATGTTTTGTCGAAACATATGCAAATTagttataagataaaatatcttttagacaaattgacgatttaataatgataaaaaaggcTACTACAAATCAATCAAGTAAACTATTACATGTCgcttttgcaatattgtaataaaacttCTACTGTCATTAGGAAATCACTAACAGTAAGATCGCACAATTATTGCAACAGTTTCTGCTGTTTATCATTTCTctgttgttaaaaatttaattattacaagttttcaaaaaaaaaaaaaaaaaaaaatagaaaatttttattaatgacaagttatttgtatttctatttaatttaaattttgttatattataataattttatatatgtatatatatatagtatatataatgtataattgtatatatatatatatatacatattgtatatatatatgtatatataaattgtataaatatataactatgtttataatatttatatattaaattttatatatgtgtgtgtgtgtgtatgtgtgtgtattcaCACATATagtttaatacatatatgtataatttaatatataaatttatatataatttaatttatatacatgtatatataaattattatatacattctattttaataattataacattataattctataaaagaCGTTTACTAGTGGTCTTAAgatatttcgttttttatttatttttattgtttggtaaatttttataataataaaaatcaataacttgaaaaaagaaataaatttgcatttctattttgaaaaaaaaatacgttttgaaatctctgtaatatatttgatataaaattattgtctttatgtaattaaagttattttaacagaaaacaattttttttaacacaagAACAAACAGGATGctcaacaaaatttatgtattctgtcaacaaaataaattttgattatgcatttttttctatctatttatatattatagtttggttattattacatttgtaaaaGCGATTCactcaaattaaattaaaaggaaatacataaatgtaaatttattaaatgtattaaaaagaattatattatacaaatcaaattaaatggcattttattcttttcatcaaaatgtattttacactaataattatgaatactTAACATATATTAGTATAGAACAGATTTAGACAAAATCGCAATTACAAaacttaatatgtaaaaaaaacatacaaaaaatacatttgaaaaaacttatacaaaagaaaaaataatcggtGATCTCTACTTGTAcagagttgtcataaatcagatttcttttttttatatgcagtAGCGTCAATGAAAACGGATCGTGCATCTATTTCTtccaaacataaaaaaatgttttaatggttaaaaaaatgcaaatacgGAAGtacataatttcaaaattttagcTAAAAAAAGTACGTGTCATACAAtataacgattttataaaTGTCTGATACTGAAAGAAACTTTCTATGATAGCGACAATCAATACAATTCATGCGAATGAGCCAATTATTCTTACGGATATCGTGTGTATCTCTTATAAGAACCGAACATTTCTTACTGTTGTGTATATGTACAGAGATCGCAGAGGTAGACTGAACTCAAAGGTATGTAAACTGATATCTTCCACAcactaatttatatatctagtAGATTTGTCCACTAATGTCTTAATCACTTTGAGAAACTCttctttatgtaatatatcgcttttgaattataatgttactaaaaactttgaattttaatatcacgtaaattatatatataaatgtcatGTACAATAATATAGTTAATATGTGTGACGAAACGTTACATTGAATGTTCTCAA from Linepithema humile isolate Giens D197 chromosome 2, Lhum_UNIL_v1.0, whole genome shotgun sequence encodes:
- the LOC105671772 gene encoding uncharacterized protein isoform X2, whose product is MHHKLQIIYIITLIISFSVILTVSKITYVYTDKENSTHNTTKNHDVKTEDISESDYNINVNFPKVFTRYLLMLLGILLICGAFYWVGVKLWILWKKWQTRYLWPRRRLDSEFEEIPLQRIPRIASDTIHISETLRNRRYKNENEQSNCTIFSDFSEYKGENYWNDFIEPTVNIHRDRARHVQLIPKSNSLPKRLTRYLPGASSSQSDRSDSKKIRRTKSMPEYIKDTSTRTIQKPTRSLLGYSSSQSNSPDFSVKVFKVTAEVHAEDEDD